A genome region from Methanococcoides burtonii DSM 6242 includes the following:
- a CDS encoding acetylornithine transaminase, which translates to MTKETTLSKDYNSIVEKDSKYVMQTYTRQPLALESGQGSIVRDIEGREFIDCVAGIAVNNVGHCHPKIVEALSKQAGKLIHTSNLYYTDVQANFAEELVNISGMGRAFFCNSGTEAVEAAMKLARVATGKKEFIATENSFHGRTMGSLTVTYKSTYRKPFEPLIQGERFVPYNSAQAIRDTVTEDTAAVIVEPIQGEGGINVPSDEYLREVREICDENEMLLIFDEVQTGFGRTGKWFCKDHSKVKPDIMTMAKAIGGGFPMGAIVARDGISFEKSQHAATFGGGPLACAAALASINVIRDEKLVERSAEMGQYFMNELNSLDNDSIVEVRGRGLMIGVEINRACADIVDLARDNGILLNCTSEKVIRIAPPLIITKEQIDKVVEIIGQI; encoded by the coding sequence ATGACCAAAGAGACTACTCTATCAAAAGATTACAATTCAATTGTTGAGAAAGATTCAAAGTATGTAATGCAGACATACACTCGCCAGCCATTAGCGCTTGAAAGCGGACAGGGTTCAATTGTCCGTGATATTGAGGGCAGGGAATTCATCGACTGTGTTGCCGGGATCGCTGTGAACAATGTTGGACACTGCCATCCAAAAATAGTCGAGGCCCTCAGCAAGCAGGCAGGCAAGCTCATACACACTTCCAATCTCTATTACACAGATGTCCAGGCAAACTTTGCCGAAGAACTTGTGAACATTTCAGGCATGGGACGTGCATTTTTCTGCAATTCCGGAACAGAAGCCGTGGAAGCTGCAATGAAACTGGCAAGGGTCGCCACCGGCAAGAAGGAATTCATAGCTACTGAGAACTCCTTCCATGGAAGGACCATGGGTTCACTGACAGTCACATACAAATCCACTTACAGGAAACCTTTCGAACCGCTCATACAGGGAGAGAGATTCGTACCATACAACAGCGCACAGGCCATAAGGGATACAGTTACTGAAGATACCGCTGCCGTCATCGTAGAGCCCATACAGGGAGAAGGTGGCATAAATGTGCCTTCAGACGAATACCTGAGAGAAGTGCGCGAGATATGTGATGAGAACGAGATGCTCCTGATATTCGATGAAGTGCAGACAGGCTTTGGAAGGACAGGTAAATGGTTCTGCAAGGATCATTCAAAGGTCAAACCGGACATCATGACCATGGCAAAGGCTATAGGTGGCGGATTCCCAATGGGTGCCATTGTGGCACGCGATGGAATTTCATTTGAAAAGAGCCAGCATGCTGCAACTTTCGGCGGAGGACCCCTTGCTTGTGCCGCAGCTTTAGCATCTATCAATGTGATAAGGGATGAGAAGCTGGTGGAACGCTCGGCAGAGATGGGACAGTACTTCATGAACGAGCTAAATTCCCTTGATAACGACAGCATTGTCGAAGTTCGTGGACGCGGTCTTATGATAGGTGTCGAAATTAACAGGGCTTGTGCAGACATCGTAGACCTTGCAAGGGACAATGGCATTCTTTTGAACTGCACTTCCGAGAAGGTCATACGCATCGCACCTCCACTAATAATAACAAAGGAACAGATAGACAAGGTGGTCGAGATCATTGGCCAGATATGA
- a CDS encoding PAS domain S-box protein, translating to MNEKEGKEPLESMGDLPISKVPMLFNDLISGINVVVSSLDELPSDMGAEICQVDNCHVRSFVVVPMIVKNKLIGFIGFNNNEKEVRWSDIEVDMFSFVGMIIGNALQHERYNNVLCENEMYFRSLFEESNDAVLIHIQDGTILNINKKACEMLGYERSTLCNINAYSLYDEKLYDGLPVFARKVLSEKFAHSKSCMIRADGSIIDVSISSSFVDRNKGVIQSIVRDITVEKEAEQELRCYRLKLEDKVKERTEKLTRANEQLEEEIFERNLIEVLMSENELLLSNVLESSSDGIAFFDMDNNTKLMNSQFRNMWEIPKDVVADMNYIDIFTNYGFQHLENAESVLSKVRKFSSRYEKDSGLLYFKDGRIIEYNLFPVIKDGVAQGHVCNCRDVTINKKAEAELKKYADDLEYSNELKDLLADILRHDLLNPVGIVKGFLSVLIQKEYDPKMLDMLRKAEMSNLKVIDTIEMVSKLSKLDSVEEIEFSVIDIGLMINIAKTNLGAMFKNKDMRALCRFSGNYPAKANIMVEEVFANLLSNAIKYSPKGSTIYIDILDAGDEWKVQFTDFGEGISDEEKDFVFERFKRVNKTNIKGTGIGLAIVRKIVDLHGGHFGVEDNPDGKGCVFWITLKKG from the coding sequence ATGAATGAAAAAGAGGGTAAAGAACCTCTTGAAAGTATGGGCGATCTTCCGATCTCAAAAGTTCCAATGCTGTTTAACGATCTAATATCTGGTATAAATGTTGTAGTTTCGTCTCTTGATGAACTCCCTTCTGATATGGGTGCAGAAATATGTCAGGTCGATAATTGTCATGTAAGATCATTTGTTGTTGTGCCAATGATCGTAAAGAACAAGTTGATTGGTTTTATTGGTTTTAACAACAATGAAAAGGAAGTACGATGGTCAGATATTGAAGTAGACATGTTCTCTTTTGTGGGTATGATCATTGGAAATGCATTACAACACGAACGTTATAATAATGTCCTTTGTGAAAATGAAATGTATTTCCGTTCTCTTTTTGAAGAGAGCAATGATGCGGTATTGATCCATATTCAGGATGGCACGATCTTAAATATCAACAAAAAAGCCTGTGAGATGTTAGGGTATGAAAGGAGTACTCTCTGCAACATTAATGCTTACTCTTTGTATGATGAAAAGCTGTATGATGGACTTCCTGTTTTTGCAAGAAAGGTACTCTCCGAAAAATTTGCTCACTCCAAATCGTGTATGATAAGAGCCGATGGCAGTATTATTGATGTTTCAATAAGTTCTTCTTTCGTTGATCGAAATAAGGGTGTTATTCAGAGCATTGTTCGGGATATTACTGTTGAAAAAGAAGCTGAGCAAGAACTAAGATGCTATCGCTTGAAATTGGAAGATAAAGTGAAAGAAAGGACTGAAAAATTGACTCGTGCTAATGAGCAGCTTGAAGAAGAAATATTTGAGCGTAATTTAATTGAAGTTTTGATGAGTGAGAATGAGCTTCTCCTGAGTAACGTTCTTGAATCATCAAGTGATGGCATTGCTTTTTTTGATATGGACAATAATACAAAGTTAATGAATTCCCAATTCCGTAATATGTGGGAAATTCCTAAAGATGTAGTTGCTGATATGAACTACATCGATATTTTCACAAATTATGGTTTTCAACATCTTGAGAATGCAGAATCTGTATTATCAAAGGTACGTAAATTCTCAAGCCGATACGAAAAAGACAGTGGATTGCTTTATTTTAAAGATGGACGTATAATTGAGTATAATCTGTTCCCGGTTATTAAAGATGGAGTAGCCCAGGGACATGTCTGTAATTGTCGTGATGTAACTATTAATAAAAAAGCAGAAGCTGAACTTAAGAAGTATGCAGATGATCTGGAATATTCTAATGAACTAAAGGATCTGCTCGCAGATATCTTGCGGCATGATCTGTTAAACCCGGTTGGGATAGTAAAAGGTTTTCTTTCTGTTCTTATACAAAAGGAATATGATCCCAAGATGCTTGATATGCTCAGAAAGGCCGAAATGAGCAATCTGAAGGTTATCGATACGATCGAGATGGTTTCTAAACTTTCAAAACTTGATTCAGTTGAAGAAATTGAGTTTAGCGTTATAGATATTGGTCTCATGATAAACATTGCAAAAACGAACTTAGGGGCAATGTTTAAGAATAAGGATATGAGGGCTTTATGCAGATTCAGTGGTAATTATCCGGCAAAAGCTAATATAATGGTCGAGGAAGTGTTCGCAAACCTACTTTCAAATGCTATAAAATACAGCCCGAAAGGTAGTACTATCTATATTGATATTTTAGATGCAGGCGATGAATGGAAAGTACAGTTCACTGATTTTGGTGAAGGCATTTCCGATGAGGAAAAAGATTTTGTTTTTGAAAGGTTCAAGCGGGTTAACAAGACTAATATTAAAGGAACTGGCATCGGTCTTGCCATCGTACGGAAGATAGTCGATCTTCATGGAGGTCACTTTGGAGTTGAGGATAATCCCGATGGGAAAGGATGTGTTTTCTGGATCACTCTGAAAAAAGGATGA
- the hisC gene encoding histidinol-phosphate transaminase — protein MARYELIKDEIGSIAKYVPGRSIEDIVKNYGLEPSSVIKLGSNENPLGPSPKAVEALIANAQGISIYPSADARELVDAISEYTDIPAANIVASGPGMDGLLDGLARLVIANGDEVVITTPTFSYYEIAARANGATTVYVQREKDFSINVDKLLAALTPNTKMIFLCSPNNPTGNVIPEEDILKIATATDALVFVDEAYVEFAEKNIAHLVLQHDNIIVGRTFSKAFGLAGMRMGYGIMPEWLREEYMKIATPFNVSTAAMAAGIAALSDTEHLNKSIELTVKGKKFLQEELPFKVYDTQANFVLVDVAPHKARDVTTELLKKGIIVRDCTSFAHAGLSLIRVTIGTKEQNEKVVKAFSDI, from the coding sequence TTGGCCAGATATGAACTGATAAAGGATGAGATAGGATCCATTGCCAAATATGTCCCCGGTAGATCCATAGAGGATATAGTAAAGAACTATGGACTTGAACCATCCTCTGTTATCAAGCTCGGATCGAACGAGAATCCCCTTGGACCTTCACCAAAAGCTGTTGAAGCACTCATCGCAAATGCACAAGGAATCAGTATCTATCCTTCAGCAGATGCACGCGAGCTTGTGGATGCGATATCTGAGTATACAGATATACCTGCAGCCAATATTGTTGCATCCGGTCCCGGGATGGATGGATTGCTGGACGGACTGGCAAGGCTTGTCATAGCTAACGGTGACGAAGTAGTGATTACTACCCCGACCTTCTCCTACTATGAGATAGCTGCACGTGCCAACGGTGCAACTACGGTATATGTCCAGCGTGAAAAGGACTTTTCGATCAATGTGGATAAATTACTGGCAGCCCTCACCCCGAATACGAAGATGATATTCCTATGCTCCCCGAACAACCCCACAGGAAATGTCATTCCTGAAGAAGACATACTGAAGATCGCAACAGCTACCGATGCACTTGTTTTCGTGGATGAGGCATATGTGGAATTTGCCGAGAAGAATATTGCACATCTTGTACTCCAACATGACAACATCATTGTGGGCAGGACATTTTCAAAAGCATTTGGCCTTGCCGGCATGAGAATGGGATACGGCATAATGCCGGAGTGGCTCAGAGAAGAATACATGAAGATAGCGACCCCCTTCAATGTCAGTACGGCTGCAATGGCTGCAGGCATAGCTGCACTCTCAGACACAGAACACCTGAATAAAAGTATCGAACTTACAGTTAAAGGAAAGAAGTTCCTTCAGGAAGAATTGCCTTTTAAGGTCTACGACACGCAGGCTAACTTCGTACTTGTCGATGTAGCACCGCACAAAGCACGCGATGTCACTACAGAATTGCTCAAAAAAGGTATTATTGTGCGCGACTGCACATCCTTTGCACATGCCGGTCTATCACTTATACGTGTAACCATTGGAACAAAAGAACAGAATGAGAAGGTCGTAAAAGCCTTCTCCGACATCTGA
- a CDS encoding PAS domain-containing protein: MVSSILNCVTLFVGTTCLVMWGMGMYIVTGSSGEGLSGSSHTSEKDGLLEGNELELLCLSFDFIDGKISFEQVAQRIVEKIPFIFIHPDNVCACIDIQDSFYTSSNFKRTNNSLSYNVSLDDESVGVISVYILDELADMDSRLFSKKEEEMFKRVANHIEMMLMHRNMHTSSFEKEQSYRFLVENIKDMVYSIDVDMNLLYISPQVIFYGYTPEQISSGNWLDIVHPDDRGRLIDSYRATVKNEFNEPTVFRIFDSDGHIYWMEEMGMPLLNSSGEVTSISGIIRDVTERKDLEDALKKRVEFERIISDISSSFINFSSDELDGKMHDAIESIGNISDITQCYIYDYSYGSSLFSIIYE, encoded by the coding sequence ATGGTATCAAGCATACTTAATTGTGTAACACTGTTTGTGGGGACAACGTGTTTAGTAATGTGGGGTATGGGAATGTACATTGTCACTGGATCTTCCGGTGAAGGGCTTTCGGGCTCATCACATACATCTGAAAAAGATGGCCTTTTAGAAGGAAATGAACTGGAGCTTTTATGTCTGAGCTTTGATTTTATAGATGGCAAGATATCCTTTGAACAGGTTGCACAGCGAATAGTTGAAAAGATTCCCTTTATTTTCATTCATCCTGATAATGTATGTGCATGCATAGATATTCAAGATTCCTTTTACACATCCTCAAATTTCAAAAGGACAAATAATTCTCTTAGTTATAATGTTTCTTTGGATGATGAGTCTGTTGGGGTCATTTCTGTATACATTTTGGATGAATTGGCTGATATGGATTCCCGTTTGTTTTCTAAAAAAGAAGAAGAGATGTTCAAAAGAGTTGCCAATCACATTGAAATGATGTTAATGCATCGGAATATGCATACTTCCTCCTTTGAAAAAGAGCAGTCATATCGTTTTCTTGTAGAGAACATCAAGGATATGGTCTACTCTATTGATGTGGATATGAACCTGTTATACATTAGTCCGCAGGTTATTTTTTATGGTTATACTCCTGAACAGATCTCTTCTGGAAACTGGCTGGATATAGTTCATCCTGATGACAGGGGAAGGCTCATTGATAGTTATCGCGCTACGGTCAAAAATGAATTTAATGAACCGACTGTTTTCAGAATATTCGATTCAGATGGGCATATTTACTGGATGGAAGAAATGGGGATGCCTCTGCTGAATTCATCGGGTGAGGTTACGAGTATTAGCGGTATTATTAGAGATGTGACTGAACGAAAGGATCTGGAGGATGCGTTAAAAAAACGTGTAGAATTTGAAAGAATAATTAGTGATATATCATCAAGTTTCATTAATTTTTCATCAGATGAGCTTGATGGAAAAATGCATGATGCTATAGAATCGATTGGCAATATTTCTGATATAACTCAGTGTTATATTTATGATTATTCTTATGGAAGTTCTCTTTTTTCCATTATTTATGAATGA
- a CDS encoding dihydroneopterin aldolase family protein, giving the protein MVDIMVEDTITDRDNVLFEAGIKLGALYHQFTGSPVNLRTVGSLETAIAQSISVQPCVENITVSIDRDILGSKLNDEFGYCELEGRMLNVQIDARYESAKVHVSMEFNKELDYPLMKIDKID; this is encoded by the coding sequence ATGGTAGATATAATGGTCGAAGATACAATTACTGATAGGGACAACGTGCTTTTTGAAGCGGGTATAAAGCTTGGAGCTTTATATCATCAGTTCACAGGTTCTCCGGTGAATCTTCGTACGGTGGGAAGCCTTGAGACAGCTATTGCACAGAGCATTTCAGTGCAGCCTTGTGTGGAGAACATCACTGTGAGCATAGATCGGGATATTCTAGGCTCAAAGCTCAACGATGAGTTCGGTTACTGCGAGCTTGAAGGACGTATGCTCAATGTTCAGATAGATGCAAGATACGAATCAGCAAAAGTGCATGTTTCAATGGAGTTCAACAAGGAACTTGACTATCCTTTGATGAAAATTGATAAAATAGACTGA